The Streptomyces sp. NBC_00483 genome contains the following window.
GGGCAGACCGGCTTCAACTCCGAGAACCACATGGCCCTTTCGAACCTCTGGGGCCCGCCGGAGCCCAACCCGTTCTTCGGGAAGACCGACACCGTCGGCATCTCCCGGCTCGCCAAGGACGCCAAGGCGGCCGGCAACAAGAACATCTGGCACAGCGACCACTCGTTCATGGTCAACCCCTCGCTCGGCGCCGTGCTGCGCGCCGTCGAGGTGCCCGCCGCGGGCGGCGACACCATGTGGTGCGACATGGGCGCCGCGTACGACAACCTCCCCGACGACCTCAAGGAGCGGATCGAGAACCTCGTCGCGGTCCACGACTGGGAGGCCAGCTGGGGCGCGCTCATGAACGACGAGCAGAAGGCGGAGTTCCGCAAGAGCTGGCCGCAGGTCGAGCACCCCGTCGTGGTGCGCCACCCGCGCAGCGGCCGCAGGACCCTGTACGTGAACGAGCCGTTCACCCGGTACATCAAGGGCCTGTCCGAGGAGGAGAACCGCGAGCTCCTCGACATCCTCGTGCTCCAGGCGCGCATCCCCGAGTTCCAGATCCGCTTCCACTGGGAGCCGGACTCGATCGCGATCTGGGACAACATCGCCGTCCAGCACTACGCGGTCAACGACTACTTCCCGGCCAAGCGCGTGATGGAGCGCATCGCGATCGCCGGAGTGCCGCTCTCGTGACCACCGCATCCGCCGTGCCGGGCACGGCAGTTGAGACGGCTGTGCCGGGCGGGCGGCGGGCCTGGACCGTGACCGCGCTCCTCGTGGTCTTCATGATGGTCAACTTCGCGGACAAGTCCGTGCTCGGCCTTGCCGCCGACGAGATCCGCGCCGATCTGCACCTGAGCGCCACCCAGTTCGGGCTCGCCAACAGCGCGTTCTTCCTGCTCTTCTCCGTCGCCGCGATCGTGGTGGGGATGGCGGCGGACCGGGTGTCGCCGAAGCTGCTGCTCCTGGTGATGGCCGTGCTCTGGTCCGTGGCGCAGGTGCCCGCGGCCATCGGCGGGGGACTGGCCGTGCTGATCGGCTCGCGGGTGTTCCTGGGCGCCGCGGAGGGACCGGCGTTCCCCGTCGCCCAGCAGGCCACGCTGTCCTGGTTCCCCAACGACAAGCGGAACCTGCCCGGCGCGCTGATCACCATCGGCATCACGCTCGGCGTGATCGTCTCCTCGCCGAGCCTGTCCTGGATGATCCAGCACCACGGCTGGCGCTCGGCCCTGTGGGTGCTCGCCGGGATCGGCGCGCTGTGGGCCGTGCTGTGGGCGCTGTTCGGCGCGGACAGCCCGCGGGCCCGCGCCACGGCGACCACGAAGGCCGCCGGCGACGCCGCGCCCCAGGTCGCGTACCGGAAGATCTTCGCCAGCCGTACGTGGATCGGCACCACCCTCGCGTACTTCATGAGCTACTGGTCCGTGGCGCTGATGCTGGTGTGGATGCCGTCGTATCTGCGCAACGCGCTGGACTACTCGGCGTCCACCGCGGGCAAGCTGGTCGTCCTGCCCTGGGCCGTCGGCGCCGTCGTCCTGCTCGGGCAGGCCGCGCTCACCGGCCGGCTCATGCGGCGCGGCGTCGTCAGCAGGAAGGCCCGCGGCTGGGTCGGCGGATTCATGCTCGCGATCGGCGCCGTCTGCTGCCTCCTGACGCCGTTCGTCGACTCGGTGCCCGCGCAGACCGTGCTCGTCGCCCTCGGCTTCGGCTTCAGCGGCTCGTACGCCACCGTGGCCGCGACCACCGTCGCCGAACTCGCCCCGGCCGCCCGCAGCGGCGGCGCCCTCGGCCTGATGAACGCCCTCGTCACGGTGTCCGGGCTGCTCGCGCCCGCCGTCGTCGGCGCCCTCGTCGACGCGCAGGGCGACGCCGGTTACCAGCACGCCGTGTTCGTGACCGGGGTGCTCGTCGCGGTCGGCGCCGTGCTCGCCTTCGCCCTGATCGACCCGGAGCGCGACCGCGCCCGGTTGACCGGCTGACCTTCCGTCACGCAGCCTG
Protein-coding sequences here:
- a CDS encoding MFS transporter produces the protein MTTASAVPGTAVETAVPGGRRAWTVTALLVVFMMVNFADKSVLGLAADEIRADLHLSATQFGLANSAFFLLFSVAAIVVGMAADRVSPKLLLLVMAVLWSVAQVPAAIGGGLAVLIGSRVFLGAAEGPAFPVAQQATLSWFPNDKRNLPGALITIGITLGVIVSSPSLSWMIQHHGWRSALWVLAGIGALWAVLWALFGADSPRARATATTKAAGDAAPQVAYRKIFASRTWIGTTLAYFMSYWSVALMLVWMPSYLRNALDYSASTAGKLVVLPWAVGAVVLLGQAALTGRLMRRGVVSRKARGWVGGFMLAIGAVCCLLTPFVDSVPAQTVLVALGFGFSGSYATVAATTVAELAPAARSGGALGLMNALVTVSGLLAPAVVGALVDAQGDAGYQHAVFVTGVLVAVGAVLAFALIDPERDRARLTG
- a CDS encoding TauD/TfdA dioxygenase family protein; the protein is MHDVATAPVENPKPVLDKPLMRYGSRVLDRLAPGAEQVAYKLFEVNPLTPHFGAVLSGVDLTKPITDELADELRAALLEWKVIFFRGQTGFNSENHMALSNLWGPPEPNPFFGKTDTVGISRLAKDAKAAGNKNIWHSDHSFMVNPSLGAVLRAVEVPAAGGDTMWCDMGAAYDNLPDDLKERIENLVAVHDWEASWGALMNDEQKAEFRKSWPQVEHPVVVRHPRSGRRTLYVNEPFTRYIKGLSEEENRELLDILVLQARIPEFQIRFHWEPDSIAIWDNIAVQHYAVNDYFPAKRVMERIAIAGVPLS